GGTTTCTTTTGTGGAACACCCGCCCGTCTAGGGTAACGTTCTTGTGTATTGACCTTTTTGTCAATGAAGACAAAACGCCGCGGCATCTGTCCACTATATAAATCAATGTCTTCTATTTTATGAATCGTTGCGCCTAATGTCTCAATAGCATATTCAGCGTCCTTGATTTCCTCTTCCGTATTCACCGACTTATAAGCTATAAAACATCCATCCACCTTGACAAAGGGAATACAATACTCACTTAACACAGCTAGTTGACTGACTGCCCTTGATACACAGCAGTCAAACTGTTCACGATACTGTGGGTCTTTTCCGACTTCTTCAGCCCGTCCATGTATTGCAACGATATCCACAAGACCAAGTTCATCAATAAGTTCATTTAAAAAATTGATACGTTTATTTAAAGAATCCACTAGAGTCATTTGAAGATGTGGAAAAACAATTTTTAGGGGAATACCAGGTAATCCAGCCCCTGTCCCAAGATCAATTACCGTATCTATCTTAGAAAAATCGTAAAATTTTGCAGAAGTTATGCTATCAACAACATGCTTTTGAGCAAAATCCACCTCATCCACTATTGCCGTTAAATTCATTACGGCATTCCATTCTTTCAATTTTTCATAATAATGACAAATTTGCTCTTCTTGTTTAGCATTCAATTGAATATTTAATGCCTTTAATGGTTGTTCAAGCTCTTGAATAATCTTT
This sequence is a window from Vallitaleaceae bacterium 9-2. Protein-coding genes within it:
- the rsmG gene encoding 16S rRNA (guanine(527)-N(7))-methyltransferase RsmG, with the translated sequence MDGKTKIIQELEQPLKALNIQLNAKQEEQICHYYEKLKEWNAVMNLTAIVDEVDFAQKHVVDSITSAKFYDFSKIDTVIDLGTGAGLPGIPLKIVFPHLQMTLVDSLNKRINFLNELIDELGLVDIVAIHGRAEEVGKDPQYREQFDCCVSRAVSQLAVLSEYCIPFVKVDGCFIAYKSVNTEEEIKDAEYAIETLGATIHKIEDIDLYSGQMPRRFVFIDKKVNTQERYPRRAGVPQKKPLLKS